The Gammaproteobacteria bacterium genome includes a window with the following:
- a CDS encoding VPLPA-CTERM sorting domain-containing protein, with protein MKFTKLSTGISMLVAAAVQSPVYAANYFVGSQFESDSIVTTGGTYYDVQSDPTIATTSLDWRPADCLECSPSTMTFYGHGTPGQGLPGYSGAAEPFALGKLRFTNNTGVGDPGLSSIDLALSYTLEGALSPIDFVFGLSLMDAGWVDRKGNGADVLTFTPQGETSRFDLQTESGSLIFTLLGWSADDGQTFSDSFTVGDASGAKIKLYAAVTPVPVPAAVWLFGTGLVALVGVARRR; from the coding sequence ATGAAATTCACAAAACTATCCACCGGAATCAGCATGCTGGTAGCCGCCGCCGTCCAGAGTCCAGTCTACGCGGCCAATTATTTTGTTGGTAGCCAATTTGAGTCTGACTCTATCGTAACGACGGGGGGAACGTATTACGACGTCCAGTCCGACCCAACCATCGCGACCACCAGCCTCGACTGGCGACCAGCCGACTGCCTGGAATGCAGCCCCAGCACGATGACGTTCTACGGCCACGGTACCCCCGGGCAGGGCCTGCCGGGCTACTCGGGTGCTGCCGAACCCTTTGCCCTGGGTAAGCTACGTTTCACCAATAACACGGGCGTCGGTGACCCCGGCCTCAGCAGCATCGATCTGGCCTTATCCTATACGCTGGAAGGTGCCCTGTCGCCGATCGATTTCGTCTTTGGCCTCTCCCTGATGGATGCCGGATGGGTAGATAGGAAAGGCAATGGGGCCGATGTGCTGACATTCACGCCCCAAGGCGAGACTTCACGGTTCGACCTCCAGACCGAAAGCGGCAGCCTCATCTTCACACTTCTCGGCTGGTCCGCGGATGACGGTCAGACCTTCAGCGACAGCTTCACCGTCGGCGATGCCTCCGGCGCCAAGATCAAACTCTACGCTGCCGTCACACCGGTGCCGGTGCCTGCGGCAGTGTGGCTGTTCGGTACTGGCCTGGTTGCCCTGGTCGGAGTGGCCCGTCGCCGCTGA